In a genomic window of Callospermophilus lateralis isolate mCalLat2 chromosome 12, mCalLat2.hap1, whole genome shotgun sequence:
- the Atp7b gene encoding copper-transporting ATPase 2 isoform X1: protein MKQSFAFDNVGYEGGLDGMCPSQTATGTISIQGMTCQSCVKSIEGRISGLKGVVSIKVSLEQGSATVKYVPSVMSLQQICHQIEEMGFEASIAEGKASSWPSRSLPAQEAVVKLRVEGMTCQSCVNSIEGKIRKLQGVVRVKVSLSNQEAVITYQPYLIQPEDLRDHISDMGFEAAIKHKTAPLSLGPIDIGRLQSINPKRLSASANQNFNNSETSGHQGSHVVTLQLGVDGMHCNSCVLNIEKNIGQLPGVQGIQVSLENKTALVEYDPSSITPVSLKRAIEALPPGHYKVSLPAGAGGTGTDGETSDQHFPSSSQRNQGQAACSTVVLAITGMTCASCVQSIEGILSQREGVKRVSVSLAEGTGTFLYDPTVISPEELRAAIEDMGFEASVIPEKYSANHAGSHGAGNTMRQTLAGTSVSVPEVAPHGGVLPKKHSAGPLPNFPPPTGTVAPQKCFLQIKGMTCASCVSNIERNLQKEAGVLSVLVALMSGKAEVKYHPEVIQPPRIAQLIQDMGFEVSVMEDNAGADGDIELIVTGMTCASCVHNIESRLTRTNGITYASVALATSKAHVKFDPEIIGPRDIVKIIEELGYHASLSQRKPNAHHLDHKMEIKQWKKSFLCSLVFGIPVMGIMIYMLIPSKDSQEVMVLDHNIIPGLSILNLIFFILCTFVQFLGGWYFYVQAYKSLRHKSANMDVLIVLATSIAYAYSIVILVVAIAEKAEKSPVTFFDTPPMLFVFIALGRWLEHVAKSKTSEALAKLMSLQATEATVVTLGEDNLIIREEQVPMELVQRGDIIKVVPGGKFPVDGKVLEGNTMADESLITGEAMPVTKKPGSIVIAGSINAHGSVLIKATHVGNDTTLAQIVKLVEEAQMSKAPIQQLADRFSGYFVPFIIIISTLTLVVWIIIGFIDFGVVQKYFPNPNKHISQTEVIIRFAFQTSITVLCIACPCSLGLATPTAVMVGTGVAAQHGILIKGGKPLEMAHKIKTVMFDKTGTITYGVPRVMRFLLLTDVATLPLRKVLAVVGTAEASSEHPLGVAVTKYCKEELGTETLGYCMDFQAVPGCGIGCKVSNVEGILAHSEHPQSQWAGHPKEVGSLPRGKDAAPQTFSVLIGNREWMRRNGLTISSDVSDAMTDHEMKGQTAILVAIDGVLCGMIAIADAVKPEAALAVHTLKSMGIDVVLITGDNRKTARAIATQVGINKVFAEVLPSHKVAKVQELQNEGKKVAMVGDGVNDSPALAQADVGIAIGSGTDVAIEAADVVLIRNDLLDVVASIHLSKRTVRRIRVNLVLALIYNMVGIPIAAGVFMPVGIVLQPWMGSAAMAASSVSVVLSSLQLKCYRKPDLERYEAQAHGRMKPLSASQVSVHVGMDDRRRDSPRATPWDQVSYVSQVSLSSLTSDRLSRHSAAVDNGGDKWSLLLNDRDEEQYI from the exons ATGAAGCAGAGTTTTGCCTTTGACAATGTCGGCTACGAAGGTGGTCTGGATGGCATGTGCCCTTCTCAGACAGCCACTGGCACGATCAGCATCCAGGGTATGACTTGCCAGTCGTGTGTTAAGTCCATCGAGGGTCGAATATCTGGTTTGAAAGGCGTCGTGAGCATTAAGGTTTCTCTGGAACAAGGCAGCGCAACTGTGAAATACGTGCCATCAGTCATGAGCCTGCAACAGATTTGCCATCAAATTGAGGAAATGGGTTTCGAGGCCAGCATTGCAGAAGgaaaagcttcctcatggccttcAAGGTCCTTACCAGCCCAGGAGGCAGTGGTCAAGCTAAGGGTGGAGGGCATGACCTGCCAGTCCTGTGTCAACTCCATCGAAGGCAAGATCCGGAAACTGCAGGGAGTGGTGAGAGTCAAAGTTTCACTCAGCAACCAAGAGGCAGTCATCACTTACCAGCCTTATCTTATTCAACCTGAAGACCTCAGggaccatataagtgatatgggaTTTGAAGCTGCCATCAAGCACAAAACAGCTCCCTTAAGCCTGGGACCAATTGATATTGGCCGCTTACAGAGCATTAACCCAAAGAGACTGTCGGCTTCTGCTAATCAGAATTTCAATAATTCTGAGACCTCAGGGCACCAAGGAAGCCATGTGGTTACCCTGCAACTGGGAGTAGATGGAATGCACTGTAACTCTTGTGTCTTGaacattgaaaaaaatattggccAACTCCCAGGGGTTCAAGGTATTCAAGTGTCCCTGGAGAACAAAACTGCCCTAGTAGAGTATGACCCTTCTTCTATCACCCCTGTGTCTTTAAAGAGAGCCATTGAGGCCCTTCCACCTGGGCACTATAAAGTTTCTCTTCCTGCTGGAGCAGGAGGGACTGGGACAGACGGTGAGACTTCTGACCAGCATTTCCCCAGTTCCTCCCAGAGAAACCAGGGGCAGGCTGCATGCAGCACTGTGGTGCTTGCCATCACCGGCATGACCTGTGCGTCCTGTGTCCAGTCCATCGAAGGCATACTTTCCCAGCGGGAAGGGGTGAAGCGAGTATCTGTCTCTTTGGCTGAAGGGACTGGGACTTTTCTTTATGATCCCACTGTAATTAGCCCGGAAGAACTCAGAGCTGCTATAGAAGACATGGGATTTGAAGCCTCAGTGATTCCTG AAAAGTATTCTGCCAACCATGCTGGAAGCCATGGTGCTGGGAATACCATGCGGCAAACTCTGGCTGGCACCTCTGTGTCTGTGCCGGAAGTGGCTCCCCATGGTGGAGTGCTCCCTAAAAAACACAGCGCTGGCCCCTTGCCAAATTTCCCACCACCCACTGGTACAGTAGCACCACAGAAGTGCTTTCTGCAGATCAAAGGCATGACCTGTGCATCCTGTGTGTCTAACATAGAAAGGAATCTTCAGAAAGAAGCTG GTGTTCTCTCGGTGTTGGTTGCCTTGATGTCGGGAAAAGCAGAGGTCAAGTATCATCCGGAGGTCATCCAGCCACCCAGGATAGCTCAGCTCATCCAGGACATGGGCTTTGAGGTGTCAGTCATGGAAGACAACGCAGGCGCGGATGGCGACATTGAGCTGATT GTCACAGGGATGACCTGCGCTTCCTGTGTTCACAACATAGAGTCCAGGCTCACCAGGACAAACGGCATCACCTATGCCTCAGTGGCCCTTGCCACCAGCAAAGCCCATGTGAAGTTTGATCCCGAAATTATCGGTCCACGGGATATTGTCAAAATTATTGAG GAACTCGGCTATCATGCCTCCCTGTCCCAGAGAAAGCCCAACGCTCATCACTTGGACCACAAGATGGAAATAAAGCA GTGGAAGAAGTCTTTCCTGTGCAGCCTGGTGTTTGGCATCCCGGTCATGGGTATAATGATCTACATGTTGATCCCCAGCAAGGACTCCCAAGAAGTGATGGTCCTGGACCACAATATCATTCCAGGGCTGTCCATCCTAAACCTCATCTTCTTCATCTTGTGTACCTTTGTCCAG TTCCTCGGTGGGTGGTACTTCTACGTCCAGGCCTACAAATCTCTGCGACACAAGTCGGCCAACATGGACGTGCTCATCGTACTGGCCACGAGCATCGCCTATGCCTACTCCATCGTCATCCTGGTGGTCGCAATTGCTGAGAAGGCTGAGAAGAGCCCTGTGACCTTCTTTGACACGCCCCCCATGCTCTTTGTGTTCATTGCCCTAGGGCGGTGGCTGGAACACGTGGCAAAG AGCAAAACCTCAGAAGCTCTTGCCAAACTCATGTCtctccaagccacagaagccacagTGGTGACCCTGGGCGAGGATAACTTAATCATCAG AGAGGAGCAAGTGCCCATGGAGCTGGTGCAGCGGGGTGATATCATCAAGGTTGTCCCTGGGGGAAAATTCCCAGTGGATGGAAAGGTCCTGGAAGGCAATACCATGGCTGACGAGTCCCTCATCACAG GAGAAGCCATGCCTGTCACTAAGAAACCTGGGAGCATTGTGATCGCCGGGTCTATCAATGCACATGGCTCTGTGCTCATTAAAGCCACCCATGTGGGCAATGACACCACTTTAGCTCAAATTGTAAAATTGGTGGAAGAGGCTCAGATGTCAAAG GCTCCCATTCAGCAACTGGCTGACCGATTTAGTGGATATTTTGTCCCATTTATCATCATCATTTCAACATTGACGTTGGTGGTATGGATTATAATCGGTTTTATCGATTTTGGTGTTGTTCAGAAATACTTTCCT AACCCCAACAAGCACATCTCCCAGACAGAGGTGATCATCCGGTTTGCCTTCCAGACGTCCATCACTGTGCTGTGCATTGCCTGTCCCTGTTCCCTGGGATTGGCCACGCCCACGGCGGTCATGGTGGGGACCGGGGTGGCCGCACAGCACGGCATCCTCATCAAGGGAGGCAAGCCTCTGGAGATGGCGCACAAG ATCAAGACCGTGATGTTTGACAAAACTGGTACCATTACCTATGGGGTCCCCAGAGTCATGCGATTCCTGCTGCTCACAGATGTGGCTACACTTCCCCTTAGGAAGGTTCTGGCTGTGGTGGGGACTGCAGAGGCCAGCAGCGAGCACCCCTTGGGTGTGGCAGTCACCAAATACTGTAAAGAG GAACTTGGAACAGAGACCTTGGGATACTGCATGGACTTCCAGGCGGTGCCAGGCTGTGGAATCGGCTGCAAAGTCAGCAATGTGGAGGGCATCCTGGCCCACAGTGAGCACCCCCAGAGCCAGTGGGCCGGACACCCAAAGGAAGTTGGCAGCCTTCCTAGGGGAAAAG ATGCGGCTCCCCAGACCTTCTCGGTGCTGATCGGAAACCGCGAATGGATGAGACGCAATGGCTTAACCATCTCCAGCGACGTTAGTGATGCTATGACAGATCATGAGATGAAGGGACAGACCGCCATCCTGGTGGCCATTGATG GTGTGCTCTGTGGGATGATCGCCATCGCTGATGCTGTCAAGCCAGAGGCTGCCCTGGCTGTGCACACACTGAAAAGCATGGGTATAGATGTGGTTCTGATCACAGGGGACAACCGGAAGACAGCCAGAGCCATTGCCACCCAG GTTGGTATCAACAAAGTTTTTGCAGAGGTGCTACCTTCTCACAAGGTGGCCAAGGTCCAGGAGCTGCAGAACGAAGGGAAGAAAGTTGCCATGGTGGGAGATGGGGTGAATGACTCCCCCGCCTTGGCTCAGGCCGACGTGGGCATTGCCATTGGGAGTGGCACGGATGTGGCCATCGAGGCAGCTGATGTCGTCCTCATCAGA AATGACTTGCTGGATGTGGTGGCCAGCATTCACCTCTCCAAGAGGACTGTCCGGCGGATCCGGGTCAATCTGGTGCTGGCATTGATTTATAACATGGTTGGGATACCCATCGCAGCAG GCGTCTTCATGCCCGTTGGCATTGTGCTGCAACCCTGGATGGGCTCGGCGGCCATGGCGGCCTCCTCAGTGTCTGTGGTGCTCTCTTCTCTGCAGCTCAAGTG CTACAGGAAACCCGACCTGGAGAGGTACGAGGCTCAGGCCCATGGCCGCATGAAGCCTCTGAGCGCGTCCCAGGTCAGCGTGCATGTCGGCATGGACGACCGGAGACGAGACTCCCCCAGGGCCACACCGTGGGACCAGGTCAGCTATGTCAGCCAGGTGTCTCTGTCCTCCCTGACGTCCGACAGGCTGTCTCGGCACAGCGCCGCAGTGGACAATGGTGGGGACAAGTGGTCTCTGCTCCTGAATGACAGGGATGAGGAACAGTACATCTGA
- the Atp7b gene encoding copper-transporting ATPase 2 isoform X2 produces the protein MKQSFAFDNVGYEGGLDGMCPSQTATGTISIQGMTCQSCVKSIEGRISGLKGVVSIKVSLEQGSATVKYVPSVMSLQQICHQIEEMGFEASIAEGKASSWPSRSLPAQEAVVKLRVEGMTCQSCVNSIEGKIRKLQGVVRVKVSLSNQEAVITYQPYLIQPEDLRDHISDMGFEAAIKHKTAPLSLGPIDIGRLQSINPKRLSASANQNFNNSETSGHQGSHVVTLQLGVDGMHCNSCVLNIEKNIGQLPGVQGIQVSLENKTALVEYDPSSITPVSLKRAIEALPPGHYKVSLPAGAGGTGTDGETSDQHFPSSSQRNQGQAACSTVVLAITGMTCASCVQSIEGILSQREGVKRVSVSLAEGTGTFLYDPTVISPEELRAAIEDMGFEASVIPEKYSANHAGSHGAGNTMRQTLAGTSVSVPEVAPHGGVLPKKHSAGPLPNFPPPTGTVAPQKCFLQIKGMTCASCVSNIERNLQKEAGVLSVLVALMSGKAEVKYHPEVIQPPRIAQLIQDMGFEVSVMEDNAGADGDIELIVTGMTCASCVHNIESRLTRTNGITYASVALATSKAHVKFDPEIIGPRDIVKIIEELGYHASLSQRKPNAHHLDHKMEIKQWKKSFLCSLVFGIPVMGIMIYMLIPSKDSQEVMVLDHNIIPGLSILNLIFFILCTFVQFLGGWYFYVQAYKSLRHKSANMDVLIVLATSIAYAYSIVILVVAIAEKAEKSPVTFFDTPPMLFVFIALGRWLEHVAKSKTSEALAKLMSLQATEATVVTLGEDNLIIREEQVPMELVQRGDIIKVVPGGKFPVDGKVLEGNTMADESLITGEAMPVTKKPGSIVIAGSINAHGSVLIKATHVGNDTTLAQIVKLVEEAQMSKAPIQQLADRFSGYFVPFIIIISTLTLVNPNKHISQTEVIIRFAFQTSITVLCIACPCSLGLATPTAVMVGTGVAAQHGILIKGGKPLEMAHKIKTVMFDKTGTITYGVPRVMRFLLLTDVATLPLRKVLAVVGTAEASSEHPLGVAVTKYCKEELGTETLGYCMDFQAVPGCGIGCKVSNVEGILAHSEHPQSQWAGHPKEVGSLPRGKDAAPQTFSVLIGNREWMRRNGLTISSDVSDAMTDHEMKGQTAILVAIDGVLCGMIAIADAVKPEAALAVHTLKSMGIDVVLITGDNRKTARAIATQVGINKVFAEVLPSHKVAKVQELQNEGKKVAMVGDGVNDSPALAQADVGIAIGSGTDVAIEAADVVLIRNDLLDVVASIHLSKRTVRRIRVNLVLALIYNMVGIPIAAGVFMPVGIVLQPWMGSAAMAASSVSVVLSSLQLKCYRKPDLERYEAQAHGRMKPLSASQVSVHVGMDDRRRDSPRATPWDQVSYVSQVSLSSLTSDRLSRHSAAVDNGGDKWSLLLNDRDEEQYI, from the exons ATGAAGCAGAGTTTTGCCTTTGACAATGTCGGCTACGAAGGTGGTCTGGATGGCATGTGCCCTTCTCAGACAGCCACTGGCACGATCAGCATCCAGGGTATGACTTGCCAGTCGTGTGTTAAGTCCATCGAGGGTCGAATATCTGGTTTGAAAGGCGTCGTGAGCATTAAGGTTTCTCTGGAACAAGGCAGCGCAACTGTGAAATACGTGCCATCAGTCATGAGCCTGCAACAGATTTGCCATCAAATTGAGGAAATGGGTTTCGAGGCCAGCATTGCAGAAGgaaaagcttcctcatggccttcAAGGTCCTTACCAGCCCAGGAGGCAGTGGTCAAGCTAAGGGTGGAGGGCATGACCTGCCAGTCCTGTGTCAACTCCATCGAAGGCAAGATCCGGAAACTGCAGGGAGTGGTGAGAGTCAAAGTTTCACTCAGCAACCAAGAGGCAGTCATCACTTACCAGCCTTATCTTATTCAACCTGAAGACCTCAGggaccatataagtgatatgggaTTTGAAGCTGCCATCAAGCACAAAACAGCTCCCTTAAGCCTGGGACCAATTGATATTGGCCGCTTACAGAGCATTAACCCAAAGAGACTGTCGGCTTCTGCTAATCAGAATTTCAATAATTCTGAGACCTCAGGGCACCAAGGAAGCCATGTGGTTACCCTGCAACTGGGAGTAGATGGAATGCACTGTAACTCTTGTGTCTTGaacattgaaaaaaatattggccAACTCCCAGGGGTTCAAGGTATTCAAGTGTCCCTGGAGAACAAAACTGCCCTAGTAGAGTATGACCCTTCTTCTATCACCCCTGTGTCTTTAAAGAGAGCCATTGAGGCCCTTCCACCTGGGCACTATAAAGTTTCTCTTCCTGCTGGAGCAGGAGGGACTGGGACAGACGGTGAGACTTCTGACCAGCATTTCCCCAGTTCCTCCCAGAGAAACCAGGGGCAGGCTGCATGCAGCACTGTGGTGCTTGCCATCACCGGCATGACCTGTGCGTCCTGTGTCCAGTCCATCGAAGGCATACTTTCCCAGCGGGAAGGGGTGAAGCGAGTATCTGTCTCTTTGGCTGAAGGGACTGGGACTTTTCTTTATGATCCCACTGTAATTAGCCCGGAAGAACTCAGAGCTGCTATAGAAGACATGGGATTTGAAGCCTCAGTGATTCCTG AAAAGTATTCTGCCAACCATGCTGGAAGCCATGGTGCTGGGAATACCATGCGGCAAACTCTGGCTGGCACCTCTGTGTCTGTGCCGGAAGTGGCTCCCCATGGTGGAGTGCTCCCTAAAAAACACAGCGCTGGCCCCTTGCCAAATTTCCCACCACCCACTGGTACAGTAGCACCACAGAAGTGCTTTCTGCAGATCAAAGGCATGACCTGTGCATCCTGTGTGTCTAACATAGAAAGGAATCTTCAGAAAGAAGCTG GTGTTCTCTCGGTGTTGGTTGCCTTGATGTCGGGAAAAGCAGAGGTCAAGTATCATCCGGAGGTCATCCAGCCACCCAGGATAGCTCAGCTCATCCAGGACATGGGCTTTGAGGTGTCAGTCATGGAAGACAACGCAGGCGCGGATGGCGACATTGAGCTGATT GTCACAGGGATGACCTGCGCTTCCTGTGTTCACAACATAGAGTCCAGGCTCACCAGGACAAACGGCATCACCTATGCCTCAGTGGCCCTTGCCACCAGCAAAGCCCATGTGAAGTTTGATCCCGAAATTATCGGTCCACGGGATATTGTCAAAATTATTGAG GAACTCGGCTATCATGCCTCCCTGTCCCAGAGAAAGCCCAACGCTCATCACTTGGACCACAAGATGGAAATAAAGCA GTGGAAGAAGTCTTTCCTGTGCAGCCTGGTGTTTGGCATCCCGGTCATGGGTATAATGATCTACATGTTGATCCCCAGCAAGGACTCCCAAGAAGTGATGGTCCTGGACCACAATATCATTCCAGGGCTGTCCATCCTAAACCTCATCTTCTTCATCTTGTGTACCTTTGTCCAG TTCCTCGGTGGGTGGTACTTCTACGTCCAGGCCTACAAATCTCTGCGACACAAGTCGGCCAACATGGACGTGCTCATCGTACTGGCCACGAGCATCGCCTATGCCTACTCCATCGTCATCCTGGTGGTCGCAATTGCTGAGAAGGCTGAGAAGAGCCCTGTGACCTTCTTTGACACGCCCCCCATGCTCTTTGTGTTCATTGCCCTAGGGCGGTGGCTGGAACACGTGGCAAAG AGCAAAACCTCAGAAGCTCTTGCCAAACTCATGTCtctccaagccacagaagccacagTGGTGACCCTGGGCGAGGATAACTTAATCATCAG AGAGGAGCAAGTGCCCATGGAGCTGGTGCAGCGGGGTGATATCATCAAGGTTGTCCCTGGGGGAAAATTCCCAGTGGATGGAAAGGTCCTGGAAGGCAATACCATGGCTGACGAGTCCCTCATCACAG GAGAAGCCATGCCTGTCACTAAGAAACCTGGGAGCATTGTGATCGCCGGGTCTATCAATGCACATGGCTCTGTGCTCATTAAAGCCACCCATGTGGGCAATGACACCACTTTAGCTCAAATTGTAAAATTGGTGGAAGAGGCTCAGATGTCAAAG GCTCCCATTCAGCAACTGGCTGACCGATTTAGTGGATATTTTGTCCCATTTATCATCATCATTTCAACATTGACGTTGGTG AACCCCAACAAGCACATCTCCCAGACAGAGGTGATCATCCGGTTTGCCTTCCAGACGTCCATCACTGTGCTGTGCATTGCCTGTCCCTGTTCCCTGGGATTGGCCACGCCCACGGCGGTCATGGTGGGGACCGGGGTGGCCGCACAGCACGGCATCCTCATCAAGGGAGGCAAGCCTCTGGAGATGGCGCACAAG ATCAAGACCGTGATGTTTGACAAAACTGGTACCATTACCTATGGGGTCCCCAGAGTCATGCGATTCCTGCTGCTCACAGATGTGGCTACACTTCCCCTTAGGAAGGTTCTGGCTGTGGTGGGGACTGCAGAGGCCAGCAGCGAGCACCCCTTGGGTGTGGCAGTCACCAAATACTGTAAAGAG GAACTTGGAACAGAGACCTTGGGATACTGCATGGACTTCCAGGCGGTGCCAGGCTGTGGAATCGGCTGCAAAGTCAGCAATGTGGAGGGCATCCTGGCCCACAGTGAGCACCCCCAGAGCCAGTGGGCCGGACACCCAAAGGAAGTTGGCAGCCTTCCTAGGGGAAAAG ATGCGGCTCCCCAGACCTTCTCGGTGCTGATCGGAAACCGCGAATGGATGAGACGCAATGGCTTAACCATCTCCAGCGACGTTAGTGATGCTATGACAGATCATGAGATGAAGGGACAGACCGCCATCCTGGTGGCCATTGATG GTGTGCTCTGTGGGATGATCGCCATCGCTGATGCTGTCAAGCCAGAGGCTGCCCTGGCTGTGCACACACTGAAAAGCATGGGTATAGATGTGGTTCTGATCACAGGGGACAACCGGAAGACAGCCAGAGCCATTGCCACCCAG GTTGGTATCAACAAAGTTTTTGCAGAGGTGCTACCTTCTCACAAGGTGGCCAAGGTCCAGGAGCTGCAGAACGAAGGGAAGAAAGTTGCCATGGTGGGAGATGGGGTGAATGACTCCCCCGCCTTGGCTCAGGCCGACGTGGGCATTGCCATTGGGAGTGGCACGGATGTGGCCATCGAGGCAGCTGATGTCGTCCTCATCAGA AATGACTTGCTGGATGTGGTGGCCAGCATTCACCTCTCCAAGAGGACTGTCCGGCGGATCCGGGTCAATCTGGTGCTGGCATTGATTTATAACATGGTTGGGATACCCATCGCAGCAG GCGTCTTCATGCCCGTTGGCATTGTGCTGCAACCCTGGATGGGCTCGGCGGCCATGGCGGCCTCCTCAGTGTCTGTGGTGCTCTCTTCTCTGCAGCTCAAGTG CTACAGGAAACCCGACCTGGAGAGGTACGAGGCTCAGGCCCATGGCCGCATGAAGCCTCTGAGCGCGTCCCAGGTCAGCGTGCATGTCGGCATGGACGACCGGAGACGAGACTCCCCCAGGGCCACACCGTGGGACCAGGTCAGCTATGTCAGCCAGGTGTCTCTGTCCTCCCTGACGTCCGACAGGCTGTCTCGGCACAGCGCCGCAGTGGACAATGGTGGGGACAAGTGGTCTCTGCTCCTGAATGACAGGGATGAGGAACAGTACATCTGA